A single Desulfuromonas sp. DNA region contains:
- a CDS encoding PepSY-associated TM helix domain-containing protein codes for MNWRKWNNILHRDLGYLCFGLTVIYAVSGVAVNHIADWNPSYAVETVETNIGPVATPEGVTDAVVAGILARLGETETHTGSFRPDPETLQIFIEKRAVTVNLRSGAVRHERAEGRPVLREMNFLHLNHPKKLWTWVADIYAVALGLLALTGLFVIRGKKGISGRGAWLTAAGFAVPLVFLLLYL; via the coding sequence ATGAACTGGCGCAAGTGGAACAACATCCTCCACCGTGATCTCGGCTATCTCTGCTTCGGCCTGACCGTCATCTACGCCGTCTCCGGCGTGGCGGTCAACCACATCGCCGACTGGAACCCCAGCTACGCGGTCGAGACGGTGGAAACCAACATCGGGCCTGTCGCGACGCCCGAAGGGGTCACCGACGCGGTCGTCGCCGGCATCCTGGCACGCCTGGGGGAGACCGAGACCCACACCGGCAGCTTCCGTCCCGACCCGGAGACCCTGCAGATTTTCATCGAGAAGCGGGCCGTCACCGTCAATCTGCGCAGCGGCGCGGTCCGCCACGAAAGGGCCGAAGGGCGCCCGGTGCTGCGGGAGATGAACTTCCTGCACCTCAACCATCCCAAGAAGCTGTGGACCTGGGTGGCCGACATCTACGCCGTGGCCCTCGGGCTTCTGGCCCTGACCGGGCTCTTCGTCATTCGAGGCAAAAAGGGGATCTCCGGCCGCGGCGCCTGGCTGACGGCTGCGGGTTTCGCCGTGCCGCTCGTCTTTTTGTTGTTGTATCTCTGA